In Stigmatopora nigra isolate UIUO_SnigA chromosome 5, RoL_Snig_1.1, whole genome shotgun sequence, the genomic window attatttaggtaaatgaaagaggtaaaagtacaagtactactacctaCTCCCACAGGGtgatggcccagtggctaagtcatcagtcttccacctctgtggtcctgggttcaaatcccagtgcaggcaaagatactcccaatattattcagttaaaagaataagttaaagtgcctaagtgtctaactgaataaagtattcagtggtggatgaagcattttgtcaaaaaaattattgtaaggcttttttcttaaaaaaacgacatagtatagtaaggctttttttttcttaaaaaacgacatagtatagtaaggcttttttttttcgtcaaaaaacgatatagtatagtaaggcttttttttcgtcaaaaaacgacatagtatagtaaggctttttttcgtcaaaaaacgacatagtatagtaaggctttttttctttaaaaaacgacatagtatactaaggctttttttctttaaaaaaacaacatagtatagtaaggctttttttgtcaaaaaacgacatagtatagtaaggctttttttgtcaaaaaacgacatagtatagtaaggctttttttcgtcaaaaaacgacatagtatagtaaggctatttttgtcaaaaaacgacatagtatagtaaggcttttttagtcaaaaaacgacatagtatagtaaggctatttttcttaaaaaacgacatagtatagtaaggcttttttagtcaaaaaacgacatagtatagtaaggcttttttttcgtcaaaaaacaacatagtatagtaaggctttttttgtcaaaaaacgacatactatagtaaggcttttttccttaaaaaaacgacatagtatagtaaggcttttttagtcaaaaaacgacatagtaaagtaaggctttttttcgtcaaaaaacgacataatatagtaaggcttttttgtcaaaaaacgacatagtatagtaaggcttttttttgtcaaaaaacgacatagtatagtaaggttttttttcgtcaaaaaacgacatagtataataaggcttttttttgtcaaaaaacgacatagtatagtaaggctttttttcgtcaaaaaacgacatagtatagtaaggctatttttcttaaaaaacgacatagtatagtaaggctttttttgtcaaaaaacgacatagtatagtaaggctttttttcgtcaaaaaacaacatagtatagtaaggcttttttgtcaaaaaacgacatactatagtaaggctttttttcgtcaaaaaacgacataatatagtaaggcttttttgtcaaaaaacgacatagtatagtaaggctttttttttgtcaaaaaacgacatagtatagtaaggttttttttcgtcaaaaatgacatagtatagtaaggctatttttcttaaaaaacgacatagtatagtaaggcttttttagtcaaaaaacgacataatatagtaaggctttttttcgtcaaaaaacgacatagtatagtaaggctttttttcgtcaaaaaacgacatagtatagtaaggcttttttagtcaaaaaacgacatagtatagtaaggctttttttcgtcaaaaaacgacatagtataataaggcttttttttgtcaaaaaacgacatagtatagtaaggctttttttcgtcaaaaaacgacatagtatagtaaggctatttttcttaaaaaaaacgacatagtatagtaaggctttttttcgtcaaaaaacgacatattatagtaaggtttttttagtcaaaaaacgacatagtatagtaaggctttttttcgtcaaaaaacgacatagtatagtaaggcttttttttccgtcaaaaaacgacatagtatagtaaggctttttttcgtcaaaaaacgacatattatagtaaggctttttttagtcgaaaaacggcatagtatagtaaggctttttttcgtcaaaaaaagacatagtatagtaagactttttttcgtcaaaaaacgacatagtatagtaaggctatttttcttaaaaaacgacatggtatagtaaggcttttttagtcaaaaaacgacatagtattatagggctttttttcgtcaaaaaacgacatagtatagtaaggctttttttcgccaaaaaacgacatagtatagtaaggctttttttcgccaaaaaacgacatagtatagtaaggctttttttgtcaaaaaacgacatagtatagtaaggctttttttgtcaaaaaacgacatagtatagtaaggctttttttgtcaaaaaacgacatagtatagtaaggctttttttttcgtcaaaaaacgacatagtatagtaaggctttttttttcgtcaaaaaacgacatagtatagtaaggctttttttacgtcaaaaaacgacatagtatagtaaggcttttttttcgtcaaaaaacgacatagtatagtaaggcttttttttcgtcaaaaaacgacagtatagtaaggcttttttttcgtcaaaaaacgacatagtatagtaaggcttttttcgtcaaaaaacgacatagtatagtaaggcttttttttgtcaaaaaacgacatagtatagtaaggcttttttttcgtcaaaaaacgacatagtatagtaaggcttttttttcgtcaaaaaacggcatagtatagtaaggcttttttttcgtcaaaaaacgacatagtatagtaaggcttttttttcgtcaaaaaacgacatagtatagtaaggcttttttttcgtcaaaaaacgacagtatagtaaggctttttttgtcaatgtatgtatgtatgtatgtatgtatgtatgtatgtatgtatgtatgtatgtatgtatgtatgtatgtatgtatgtatgtatgtatgtatgtatgtatgtatgtatgtatgtatgtatgtatgtatgtatgtatgtatgtatgtatgtatgtatgtatgtatgtatgtatgtatgtatgtatgtatgtatgtatgtatgtatgtatgtatgtatgtatgtatgtatgtatgtatgtatgtatgtatgtatgtatatttttgatctGGTATTTAAtggataaatacatttaaaaaacgcACAAATATGATTCTCTTTTAATCAAGCCAATTTTGATACAGACAAATGACAGCACAGAAAATGTTTCCAGTTTTATCAAGCAATTTGCTAGTTTAGATGGTTTGattcataaatttaaaaaaaaatgttttccaaagaTGTCATTAATATATTTAACTCAGCCTAACATTAAtctcaaaatacttttttaaatctcatGACAAATTACTATTAAGTAACCCTATCAAATCAAGTGTttcaaaaaatatggaaaaaacaccTAATTTAGTGCATTTGATCACAAATGAGTGATGCCAAATAGTctaaataaatcacaattttctaagccatttttctttccacaaaatacaaatgaataggaaaaaataatagTCTCACCTCATGCCTTCTTATTGATATACGTAAAGACGGCTTGATGATGCAAGCAAGCATGAATGATGAAAAGAAGGCACTTGACATTTGAAGAAGTCTGAAGAAACCTCGACATAAAAAGTCAACAACTAACAAGGCAATGATATCTACTTAATCAAACCAGTGACATTAGAATAACTGCATGTATTGTCATtgaaaaacaagccaaaacattcaaaaaacatcTGATTCTATTACCCCATTTgccttattttgtttaaaatggatCATGCAATGACATTTGAGCATTGATGGCCACTCTAAAAGGGGTATAAAGCATATCATACCATATTTTTCTGCTCACCTGCATGACTGAAAAAGGCTGGCGTTTCTCTTATCAACAGCTGAAAGGCAAAATTAACCCAATGAAGTTCCACGTTAAAAGTTTTTCCTGAAATTGACAAACAAACTGGATAGCGGCACAATTTGatatcccccaaaaatgatTGGTCTTAATAGTGTTTGTGCGAAAGCTCTCATATGTGACTAGAAATTAGCGATGAACTGCTTTCCATTGATTATTTTGCAGAGGAATTCCTAGCATGGCGCTAGGAGAGTTCAGCCTTCCTGGCGCTAAACAAGTAACCCATGGCCTTAATGATGCCGCGGCTTTTGACGATAATGGAGTAGCGTAGGAGCCACTCCAGTTTCCATTGGTCTGTACTTGCATTCTGAGTTCCTTCCCGCATGGCCTCTTGGAAGGTGGCGGCTGATATCAACTCTGCATGGAAATGAGTGCATCAGAGCAATAATAGTGAATTTGAATACAGAATGCAAGAAACCTTTATTTAACCCAGATGGAGTGAACTGGATCCACTAACAGTAGTAGCAGTGAGTAAAATGTATTGTCGTTGTCCAGATCAGCATGAAAATGTCACGAGAatgttaaatgtgattttttcgtgaccggacgtttggtcgccggtcttttggtcgccggtcaaatgtacttagatattaaagtgttTAGACAGTAATTacatattaaactgtacttagatattaaaatgtacttagatattaaaatgttcatagatagtaaacagtacttagatattaaactccttagatattaaaccgtacttagatattaaaccgtactttgatattaaaccgtactttgatattaaacagtacttagatatatttaacagtacttagatatatttaacagtacttagatatatttaacagtacttagatatatttaacagtacttagatatatttaaaagtacttagatattaaacagtacttagatattaaactctctctcattagcataattttgagagctggtttcaatagtaaactctctgtcaccatttcaccggcaaccaaacgtccgggcaccgATGAGTGTTTCTTTATCTTTGCAAATTGCAGAATACGGACAATATGATGAACTTTTTTGACTATTAAAAAGAACAGACATGTCTTTGTTGGATTAAGTTCATGCAATGTATTGAATGAAGATGCTAGTCAGCTTTCTCAATAAGTGGTCACTTGTTTCCAACATGTGACTGGGACACTATCTTGGACCTTATGACCAGACACTCTTAATCATAGTAAGAATCAAAGTTGTGGATCATGTatggtttaaataaaaaagatagaagctATTTACCTGTAGGATCACTGTGCGTAAGCAGCTGGATGTCAAACTCCTTAGCGAAGGCAGTCAATTCAGGAGGCATGACGCAGCAAGATGCTAAGTTCACTTGGTTGCTGCTGGGTTTGACctgaatcaaaaacaaaatgttcccCCTGTTTACATCTTCTATAATataatatcaacaaaaaaatattggataCTAAATAACCTGGATGCTAAGCCAGAAAATGTAACTATAAGCttataaatgcattttccaCAGACCTGAGCCCAGTTGTACAGTTGCTCCAACAGGTCCTTATCCAGATCAGAAGTGCCGATGGCGGCGATTCTCTTACTGTGGACGAGCGCTTCCAGTTCCTCCCACGCCGGCTGAAGAGGAAGCAGCGTTTGTTCGTCTCCGAGGAGCCTTCGCGGTGCGATGATAACCGAGTCCAGTTGCGATACTGCCAAAGTCTGACAAGCTGGAGAGAATACAATTGTGTGAGCAATACCGTTATTATGAAGAAGGCTTGTGGGTCATTTTAGGATTGTAGACATTTGGGTTTAATTCCTAAAAGGCCGGTCCTCCTTACCCATCTCCACTGCATCTCGAATGGACGACTGACCCGACTCAAAGAGGAACAGCTTGGCTGTCAAAACAAAGCCGtcattttaaagttcataatcTTTTGTGACAGTTAAGACTGTGGGGCGGGGCGAGTGGGTTTTTCAAGCAGAACAGAACCTGGGCAACCAATCAGAAGATTGACGCACCTGAGACCTTAAGCTCCTCCCTCTCCTCAGGTACGACAGCATCTGTGGCCTTGCCCATGTTACAGTCCAGTGTGTCAGGAAAGTCCTAAAATAAATCATATGGAAACAAATTGTTTATTTGCATTCCTTATATACATGAATATACATGAAATCGATGTTTGGCATTGGTGGCGATATACATTCAATTTATTGGAAATGGAATaagcggtgctcggacgtttggtcgccggtcttttggtcgccggtgttcatgagagagtttaatatcaaagtattatttaatatctaagtactgtttaatatcaaagtactgtttaatatcaaagtactgtttaatatcaaagtactgtttaatatcagtactgtttaatatcaaagtactgtttaatatcgaagtaatgtttaatatccaagtactgtttaatatccaagtactgtttaatatccaagtactgtttaatatccaattacggtttaatatccaagtactgtttaatatctaagtactgtctaacatctaagtactgtctaacatctaagtattgttcaatatctaagtactgtttaatatctaagtactgtttaatatctaagtactgtttaatatccaagtactgtttaatatccaagtactgtttaatatccaagtactgtttaatatccaagtactgtttaatatccaagtactgtttaatatccaagtactgtttaatatccaagtactgtttaatatccaagtactgtttaacatctaagtactgtttaacatctaagtactgtttaacatctaagtactatttaacatctaagtactgtttaacatctaagtactgtttaacatctaagtactgtttaacatcgaagtactgcttaatatctaagtactgtttaatatctaagtacatttaaccagcgaccaaaagactggcgaccaaaagcccggtgaccaaacgtccagtcatggAAATAGCAACCAACAACCACCAACCCACCCCCAGGATATCGGTCAACCTCGACTCCAGCATTCTTTTTGCTGCAATTCCGTGCATGTCtgtatatgcacacatacacgtacactcACTTAAAATTCATCACACTGCTATTTGACACCAATGTAGCCCTCACTACTCGTCCTTTATTGCTAAACGTGGGTTCCACTATAATAAGGTGGCAAtgaaatgcatccatccattttATATGTCGCCCTCAAATAAATCCCCTAACCCTCATCCCAATGGACAGACGAGACTTTTGGAATGGCGCCTCACTGCAATTCAGTACTGCATGAACATTGGCCATGACAGCTCCTTTTCAGGATGCCCCCTAAAGGCATCGTTTGAAGTCTATATCGCAGCAGTTGTACTGTTGGAATCCTGCCGTCTAACAGTGTGAACACTTTACTGCATTGACTAAGCTAGGCGATCTGGTTTTTCAATTCCAATTActgctttctttcccttcacACATTCTAAAGAAAACTATCGGGAAAATGACCTAAACAACAGTTTTTGGATGTTTGCATCGTCATtttgaacactttaaaaaaaatgtccatcggTCACATTACCTCAGTTGGGCCTTCTATAGTAGAAAACCAGCTGCTCACTGTAGCTTGAATGCATTCTTGaagctgaaacaaaaaaaatgtacattagattcaataaatatatttccAGATTTACCTGATTTTAAACTATTCAAGATGTCTCCGGCTCACatctctggggtcatgggttcaagtccaagtcAGTCCACTTGtgtaaagtttgcatgttcaccctgggcctgtgtgggttttcttcaggtactctgatttcctcccacattccaaaaacatgtatgatagactgattggacacacaaaattataaacaattcagggtgtcccctgcctctagcccggagacagctgggattagctccagcacccccgcgaccctaatgaggataaaggtgTTACGAAAAAGTGTAACCTGACTGAATAGTCCTTCAAAAAGAGTCAAATTATGATCATTTTCCTAACGTATTTTACACTACAGTCCATTATTTCAGGCTTGGGTTGGATTTTAAGATGAATGTGATACGATGCATCATTattgttgttaaaaataaacaaa contains:
- the gclm gene encoding glutamate--cysteine ligase regulatory subunit, which encodes MDLNNTNVEAKRTLLTHAKSLRLHTGNLVNRTRLKKKCPCSPGEELQECIQATVSSWFSTIEGPTEDFPDTLDCNMGKATDAVVPEEREELKVSAKLFLFESGQSSIRDAVEMACQTLAVSQLDSVIIAPRRLLGDEQTLLPLQPAWEELEALVHSKRIAAIGTSDLDKDLLEQLYNWAQVKPSSNQVNLASCCVMPPELTAFAKEFDIQLLTHSDPTELISAATFQEAMREGTQNASTDQWKLEWLLRYSIIVKSRGIIKAMGYLFSARKAELS